Proteins from one uncultured Cohaesibacter sp. genomic window:
- a CDS encoding MurR/RpiR family transcriptional regulator has product MSNNTAMPIFLGDLIKQNSAKLTEADTRILDVLMGDPVRAAMENGKEVSSRAGVHPTSAVRLARRLGFKGYPEFRAFLQTNLIERGDDFQHASARMAARLVKAEETGLLASMLDGEIAALEQVRNSVTDAEIRAFSLSLSKARRIYIFGTGHAEALSHLIARRLMRSGYAAEDLSSQLHLLPEKLAALTERDVVWLNCFRKPSSVLLDVRRIAESCGARVLALTDLSGARIDPAPHVHIAASRGEAGQPQSLVVPMTIANAVILDLAAIDEDKTMRSLEDFKSLRSDLGNSFQ; this is encoded by the coding sequence TTCAGCCAAGCTGACTGAAGCTGATACACGTATTCTAGACGTGCTGATGGGTGATCCAGTTCGCGCCGCTATGGAAAATGGCAAGGAAGTTTCCTCGCGGGCGGGCGTCCATCCAACCTCGGCAGTGCGTCTTGCACGCCGGTTGGGCTTCAAGGGCTATCCTGAGTTCCGCGCCTTTTTGCAAACAAATCTGATCGAGCGGGGCGATGATTTCCAGCATGCTTCAGCGCGTATGGCGGCTCGTCTGGTCAAGGCCGAAGAAACGGGCCTGCTGGCGTCCATGCTGGATGGAGAAATTGCCGCGCTGGAGCAGGTTCGGAACAGTGTGACTGATGCGGAAATCCGTGCCTTTTCGCTGAGTTTGAGTAAAGCAAGACGCATCTATATTTTCGGTACGGGTCACGCCGAAGCCCTGTCACACCTTATCGCTCGGCGCCTGATGCGCTCAGGCTATGCCGCCGAGGACCTTTCCAGCCAGTTGCATTTGCTACCGGAAAAACTGGCAGCTCTGACGGAGAGGGACGTGGTCTGGCTCAATTGCTTCCGCAAACCCTCCAGCGTGCTGCTGGATGTCCGGCGGATCGCGGAGAGCTGCGGCGCTCGGGTTCTGGCTTTGACCGATCTTTCGGGCGCACGGATTGATCCCGCTCCCCATGTGCATATAGCCGCCTCACGCGGCGAGGCCGGCCAGCCGCAATCCCTCGTCGTGCCGATGACCATAGCCAATGCCGTCATTCTGGATTTGGCTGCGATTGATGAAGACAAGACCATGCGCTCTCTGGAAGACTTCAAGAGTCTGCGGTCCGATCTCGGCAACAGTTTTCAATAA
- a CDS encoding metalloregulator ArsR/SmtB family transcription factor, with product MSKRYMLITPENGIDILKSLAAPARLSILTLLNKQGPMNVNDIADVLGLPQSSTSTHVNSLEKAGLIETESQKAKKGSQKICRTAYDEVVLSFKEPKQTDQDLIEVAMPVGLYSGCNTTAPCGLCSSEGIIGFLDSPDTFHSPERMKAGLLWFTKGYVRYQFPNNARIAGKEIKELELVLELSSEVPGTSDDWPSDINISINDKLIAVWTAPGDYGDQRGKYTPDWWKLAGSQYGHLKSFRVTADGTYVDGIRVSDITLADLELDDHRSIRVRIAVPDEAKNPGGLNIFGRGFGNYDQDIVLRLRT from the coding sequence ATGAGTAAACGATATATGCTGATTACGCCGGAAAACGGAATAGACATTCTCAAAAGTCTGGCCGCTCCTGCGCGACTGTCCATTCTTACTCTGCTCAACAAGCAGGGGCCGATGAATGTTAATGACATAGCCGATGTGCTTGGGCTGCCCCAATCGTCCACTTCTACTCACGTGAATTCCCTTGAAAAAGCAGGCCTCATCGAGACCGAGAGCCAGAAGGCCAAAAAGGGGAGCCAGAAAATCTGTCGCACCGCCTATGATGAGGTGGTGCTCTCCTTCAAGGAGCCCAAACAGACCGATCAGGATCTGATCGAGGTGGCTATGCCGGTCGGGCTCTATTCCGGCTGCAACACGACGGCTCCCTGTGGTCTTTGCTCCAGCGAGGGCATCATTGGCTTCCTCGATAGTCCTGATACCTTTCATTCGCCAGAGCGTATGAAAGCTGGTTTGCTATGGTTTACAAAGGGATATGTCCGATATCAGTTCCCCAACAATGCTCGCATTGCCGGCAAGGAGATCAAGGAGCTGGAACTGGTTCTTGAGCTCTCCTCTGAAGTTCCGGGGACATCGGATGACTGGCCGTCGGATATCAATATATCCATCAATGACAAGCTGATAGCTGTTTGGACCGCGCCGGGAGACTATGGAGACCAGCGCGGCAAATATACGCCCGACTGGTGGAAACTGGCGGGTTCTCAATATGGTCATTTGAAGAGTTTCCGCGTCACGGCTGACGGCACCTATGTCGATGGCATACGCGTTTCCGACATTACGTTGGCTGATCTGGAGCTTGATGATCATCGGTCGATCCGGGTGCGGATTGCTGTGCCGGACGAGGCTAAAAACCCTGGAGGGCTCAATATTTTTGGCCGCGGTTTTGGCAATTATGATCAGGATATTGTGCTTAGACTAAGGACGTAG
- a CDS encoding alpha-N-arabinofuranosidase: MRASVTAHKEFTVAKIDPRLYGSFVEHLGRAVYSGIYEPGHASADEQGFRRDVLDLVKELDVPVVRYPGGNFVSAYNWEDGIGPKEERPVRLDLAWHTAESNQVGIHEFADWAAKAETEMMLAVNLGSRGLDEARAFLEYVNHPGGSYWSDLRRQNGREEPWGVKLWCLGNEMDGPWQIGQKTAAEYGRTAFETAKAMRAFDKDIELVVCGSSTPNMPTYPEWEYTVLDYTYDSVDYISLHMYFENHEQNTKNFLARSMELETYIETISSVIKTIKAKKRSKKDVYISFDEWNVWYHSAEQDKPVLEGKHGWPHAPALLEDIYDFADVLVVGCILNTFIRRSDVVKVGCLAQLVNVIAPIMTVEDGPAWRQTTFYPYLYASKYGRGTALDLAVDVEAYETDFAKNVPYLDVAGVLTEADGGLSFFLVNRHESEALDVELSLEGFVHSSVTMDKVIGGYALDKTNGPDEEPVAPVDGEGTSIADGKLSVKLAPLSYRMIRLK; encoded by the coding sequence ATGCGTGCATCAGTCACTGCGCACAAAGAGTTTACCGTCGCCAAAATTGATCCTCGCTTGTATGGCTCGTTTGTCGAGCATCTGGGCCGTGCTGTTTACAGCGGCATTTATGAGCCCGGCCACGCCAGTGCTGATGAACAGGGCTTCCGGCGGGATGTGCTGGATCTGGTGAAAGAACTGGATGTGCCCGTTGTACGCTATCCCGGTGGCAATTTCGTTTCAGCCTATAACTGGGAAGATGGCATCGGCCCCAAGGAGGAGCGCCCCGTAAGACTCGATCTGGCCTGGCACACCGCCGAGAGCAATCAGGTCGGCATTCATGAATTCGCCGATTGGGCTGCCAAGGCTGAAACCGAGATGATGCTGGCGGTCAATCTGGGTTCACGTGGCCTGGATGAAGCCCGCGCCTTCCTTGAATATGTGAACCATCCGGGCGGGTCTTACTGGTCAGACCTGCGGCGCCAGAATGGCCGCGAAGAGCCTTGGGGCGTCAAGCTCTGGTGCCTTGGCAACGAAATGGATGGCCCATGGCAGATCGGTCAGAAAACCGCCGCCGAATATGGCCGCACCGCGTTTGAAACCGCCAAGGCCATGCGCGCATTCGACAAGGATATCGAGCTGGTCGTTTGCGGCTCTTCCACGCCCAACATGCCTACCTATCCCGAATGGGAATATACCGTGCTCGATTACACCTATGACAGCGTCGACTATATTTCGCTGCATATGTATTTCGAAAATCACGAGCAGAATACCAAGAATTTCCTCGCCCGCTCCATGGAGCTGGAAACCTATATCGAGACGATTTCGAGCGTTATCAAAACCATCAAGGCAAAGAAACGCTCCAAGAAGGACGTCTATATCTCCTTTGATGAGTGGAATGTCTGGTATCATTCCGCAGAGCAGGACAAGCCGGTTCTTGAAGGCAAGCATGGCTGGCCGCATGCCCCGGCGCTGTTGGAAGACATCTATGACTTTGCCGACGTTCTCGTCGTCGGCTGCATTCTCAACACCTTCATTCGCCGCTCTGATGTGGTCAAGGTCGGGTGCCTTGCCCAGTTGGTCAATGTGATCGCCCCGATCATGACCGTGGAAGATGGCCCGGCATGGCGCCAAACCACCTTCTATCCGTATCTCTATGCCTCCAAATATGGTCGCGGCACTGCGCTGGATCTAGCGGTCGACGTGGAAGCGTATGAAACGGACTTTGCCAAGAATGTGCCATATCTGGATGTGGCTGGCGTTCTGACAGAGGCCGATGGCGGCCTCAGCTTCTTCCTTGTCAACCGTCATGAAAGCGAAGCACTCGATGTGGAACTATCTCTTGAAGGCTTCGTCCATTCGTCCGTGACCATGGATAAGGTGATTGGGGGGTATGCGCTCGACAAGACCAACGGACCGGATGAAGAGCCGGTCGCCCCTGTCGATGGCGAAGGAACCAGCATTGCTGATGGCAAGCTGTCGGTGAAGCTGGCCCCGCTCAGCTATCGCATGATCCGGTTGAAATAG
- the ugpC gene encoding sn-glycerol-3-phosphate ABC transporter ATP-binding protein UgpC, whose translation MSATIDINSVTKAYGALTVLDDISLSIEAGEFVVFLGPSGCGKSTLLRMIAGLESVDKGTIHIGGERIDTLPPGKRGVAMVFQTYALYPHMTVAQNMAFGLENLKVDKAEIDRRVQSAAETLEMAHLLDRRPAKLSGGQRQRVAIGRAIVKEPKAFLFDEPLSNLDAALRSRTRLELAQLHQRLGSTMIFVTHDQVEAMTLAHRIVVMHDKKIEQIGTPMEIYQRPATRFVAEFVGSPAMSMMPITGIVSAQSPDQKGATLEVEGAGMVATQVPLPASFALDGATMGVRSEDTHVVQPGADGLNLTVTVVERLGERTLLYGKLDTGLEMIVEDSGRSTVRAGETVKFDFDRSALHVFDGSGRAYHMAEEA comes from the coding sequence ATGTCTGCCACCATCGACATCAATAGCGTAACCAAGGCTTACGGAGCCCTGACAGTGCTCGATGATATTTCCCTGAGCATAGAGGCTGGTGAGTTTGTTGTTTTCCTCGGCCCTTCGGGCTGTGGCAAGTCAACGTTGCTGCGGATGATTGCGGGGCTGGAATCAGTCGACAAGGGTACGATTCATATCGGAGGCGAGCGGATCGATACATTGCCTCCGGGCAAGCGCGGCGTGGCCATGGTGTTTCAGACCTATGCCCTCTATCCGCATATGACCGTGGCGCAGAATATGGCCTTTGGTCTGGAAAATCTCAAGGTCGACAAGGCTGAGATAGACAGACGCGTCCAATCGGCCGCCGAAACGCTGGAGATGGCCCATCTGCTTGATCGCAGGCCAGCCAAACTCTCCGGCGGTCAACGCCAGCGCGTGGCTATCGGGCGGGCTATCGTCAAGGAGCCCAAGGCGTTCCTGTTTGATGAGCCACTATCCAACCTCGATGCGGCGTTGAGAAGCCGTACCCGTCTCGAATTGGCCCAGCTGCACCAGCGGCTCGGCTCGACCATGATCTTCGTGACCCACGATCAGGTGGAAGCCATGACGCTGGCTCACCGGATCGTTGTCATGCATGACAAGAAGATCGAGCAGATCGGCACGCCGATGGAAATCTATCAGCGCCCCGCCACCCGTTTTGTTGCTGAATTTGTCGGCTCGCCCGCCATGTCGATGATGCCGATCACAGGCATTGTCAGCGCGCAAAGCCCTGATCAAAAGGGTGCTACGCTGGAGGTGGAAGGGGCTGGCATGGTCGCAACCCAAGTGCCGCTGCCCGCAAGCTTTGCTCTGGATGGCGCAACCATGGGCGTTCGGTCTGAAGATACCCATGTTGTCCAACCCGGTGCGGATGGGCTGAACCTGACGGTCACCGTTGTCGAGCGGCTTGGAGAACGCACACTGCTCTATGGCAAGCTGGACACCGGTCTGGAAATGATTGTCGAGGATAGCGGCCGATCGACGGTCAGGGCAGGGGAAACGGTAAAATTCGACTTTGATCGTTCCGCCCTGCATGTCTTCGATGGCTCTGGGCGCGCCTACCATATGGCAGAGGAGGCGTAA
- a CDS encoding sugar ABC transporter permease — MAESYRRSRWSNALFILPYMTVFLSLLVFPLFWGMWLSLNKSDLFGGARFIGLKNYYRVFSDPVFGQAVWNTVIFVLVSVPTLVALGLFLSLALNKTTRASSLLRGLFFSSTVLSVTIVTLIWRFVFIPGDGLLALLFDKMGWEQIGFLSTEGWSLFSVGVATVWWCLGLPMMLFLAALQQIPADLYEAAALDNASRWRVLTRITLPSIKSTIVLVAIVQIVMQFQLFGQAQLMTNGGPAGSSRPIVLYIFDTSFIRWDVGMGTAASEVLFLIILLAAMVQYWVTSRKGEA; from the coding sequence ATGGCTGAGTCCTATCGTCGTTCCCGCTGGTCAAATGCCCTGTTCATTTTGCCCTATATGACGGTCTTTCTTAGTCTGCTTGTTTTCCCTCTCTTCTGGGGCATGTGGCTTTCGCTCAACAAGAGCGACCTTTTCGGCGGCGCCCGCTTTATTGGCCTCAAAAACTATTATCGCGTCTTCAGTGACCCTGTTTTTGGACAGGCTGTCTGGAATACGGTCATTTTCGTTCTTGTCTCTGTGCCCACCCTTGTGGCGCTGGGGTTGTTCCTGTCTTTGGCACTCAACAAGACCACGCGCGCCTCGTCGCTGCTGCGCGGGCTGTTCTTTTCTTCCACTGTCCTGTCGGTCACCATCGTCACGCTGATCTGGCGCTTTGTCTTCATTCCCGGCGATGGCCTGCTGGCCTTGCTGTTTGACAAAATGGGCTGGGAGCAGATCGGGTTTCTTTCCACCGAGGGCTGGTCGCTCTTTTCGGTTGGCGTGGCAACCGTCTGGTGGTGTCTGGGCTTGCCTATGATGCTGTTTCTTGCTGCGCTTCAGCAGATACCCGCTGATCTTTATGAAGCCGCAGCGCTCGATAATGCCAGCCGCTGGCGGGTGTTGACGCGTATTACGCTGCCTTCAATCAAATCCACCATCGTGCTTGTGGCCATCGTTCAGATCGTCATGCAGTTCCAGCTGTTCGGGCAGGCCCAGTTGATGACCAACGGCGGACCGGCAGGCTCCTCGCGTCCGATCGTTCTCTATATCTTCGATACCAGCTTCATCCGCTGGGATGTCGGCATGGGTACGGCGGCTTCCGAAGTGCTGTTCCTCATCATTCTGCTGGCGGCAATGGTGCAATATTGGGTGACATCGCGAAAAGGGGAGGCTTGA
- a CDS encoding carbohydrate ABC transporter permease, whose protein sequence is MAVLSKKNKSFSPDKLTSNRALFWIAAVFAIVMIAPALWVLGLSFKDNTLLMRGSEAVFSAPYTLKNYTDLFHSSLVFRWFLNSMVVAVGQTVGVLTLSSLAGYAFARLEFPFRKTIFVIVLFGLAVPEQAVIIARHQMFSWLNMHNSYLGLMLPGMSSAFGVFLMTQFFRAIPKEIDEAALLDNTPRFRIFWKVLLPLTMPAQATLGIFTFLLAWNDYWWPLISATKKDMYTLTIGIASSQRNFAQTEGLGFLAAQAVFASLPVIIVYIFFQRNIVTAVSGGAVK, encoded by the coding sequence ATGGCTGTTCTGAGCAAGAAAAACAAAAGCTTTTCGCCTGACAAACTGACATCCAACCGCGCCCTGTTCTGGATCGCTGCCGTCTTCGCAATTGTCATGATCGCACCAGCGCTTTGGGTGCTGGGGCTGTCTTTCAAGGACAACACGCTTTTGATGCGTGGGTCCGAGGCTGTGTTCTCGGCGCCATATACCTTGAAGAACTATACCGATCTGTTCCATTCCAGTCTGGTCTTTCGCTGGTTTCTCAATTCCATGGTGGTTGCTGTAGGGCAGACTGTGGGCGTGCTCACCCTGTCGTCGCTGGCAGGTTATGCTTTCGCGCGGCTGGAATTCCCATTCCGCAAGACGATCTTTGTCATCGTGCTGTTTGGTCTTGCTGTGCCGGAGCAGGCGGTCATCATCGCGCGTCACCAGATGTTCAGCTGGCTCAACATGCATAATAGCTATCTCGGCCTGATGCTGCCGGGCATGTCTTCGGCCTTCGGTGTGTTCCTGATGACGCAGTTTTTCCGCGCCATCCCCAAGGAGATCGACGAAGCTGCCCTGCTCGACAACACGCCGCGCTTCCGCATTTTCTGGAAGGTGCTGCTACCGCTGACCATGCCAGCGCAGGCAACGCTTGGTATTTTCACCTTCCTGCTGGCGTGGAACGATTATTGGTGGCCGCTGATTTCAGCCACCAAAAAGGACATGTATACGCTGACCATCGGCATCGCATCCTCACAGCGCAATTTCGCTCAGACCGAGGGGCTTGGCTTTCTGGCCGCACAGGCGGTGTTCGCCTCATTGCCGGTCATCATTGTCTATATCTTTTTCCAGCGGAATATCGTGACCGCTGTTTCGGGAGGAGCCGTCAAATAG
- a CDS encoding extracellular solute-binding protein, whose product MKSILLATASAALLGMATMAQADTTIELQRFFGACEADYGTVTDVSKAVGECGIITSLVNKFEAENPDIKVNVTTVEWPGYNQLNAQLASNAAPDVVSVHYSAISDYSTRGLFMPLDDLFASAGIDPADFSDAARGGATKDGKMYALPFDNWTMLFHVNLNLMKEAGLVNADGTPILPTSVDEFFEQGKQFKEKTGKPYLVQIYANETAAYMRIFYTLMMQQDYDFFKDPSKIDLSGPEAKKALEFMKKIHDEGLSTLDMDYSAAVSGFSSGEGGIEVNGTWLIGDLDAQSKEEGNALSGGYTVYPVPQFYPAKNATYVDGHGWAVPRGDRDEDKMAAIGKLFKFLEDNDYEWARTGHLPAVKAVFDMPEFKALPHRDKIVEIAKIGQTLPEGVMRQFALQDIVGEELAAAINGNKSVDDALARIEERVNDLLGNL is encoded by the coding sequence ATGAAATCCATTCTATTGGCAACGGCCTCTGCCGCCTTGCTCGGCATGGCCACTATGGCACAGGCCGACACGACGATTGAACTGCAACGCTTCTTCGGTGCATGCGAAGCGGACTATGGCACTGTTACCGACGTCTCCAAGGCAGTTGGCGAATGCGGCATTATCACGTCTCTGGTCAACAAGTTCGAAGCGGAAAATCCGGACATCAAGGTCAACGTGACCACCGTAGAATGGCCCGGCTATAATCAGCTCAACGCCCAGCTCGCTTCCAACGCGGCGCCCGATGTGGTCTCGGTTCACTATTCAGCGATTTCTGATTACTCCACCCGTGGCCTCTTCATGCCGCTTGATGATCTGTTTGCATCGGCTGGCATTGATCCTGCCGATTTCTCCGATGCTGCTCGTGGCGGCGCCACCAAGGACGGCAAGATGTATGCCCTGCCGTTTGACAACTGGACCATGCTGTTCCATGTCAACCTCAACCTGATGAAGGAAGCTGGTCTCGTTAATGCTGATGGCACACCGATCCTGCCGACCTCGGTTGATGAATTCTTCGAACAGGGCAAACAGTTCAAGGAAAAAACCGGCAAGCCATATCTGGTACAGATCTATGCCAACGAAACCGCTGCCTATATGCGCATTTTCTACACGTTGATGATGCAGCAGGATTATGACTTCTTTAAAGATCCGTCCAAAATCGATCTTTCTGGCCCTGAAGCCAAGAAGGCGCTGGAATTCATGAAGAAGATCCACGACGAAGGCCTTTCCACGCTCGATATGGACTATTCGGCAGCAGTCTCCGGCTTCTCCTCTGGTGAAGGTGGAATTGAGGTCAACGGTACTTGGTTGATCGGCGATCTGGATGCCCAGTCCAAGGAAGAGGGTAATGCACTCTCCGGTGGCTACACCGTTTATCCGGTGCCGCAATTCTATCCGGCCAAGAACGCCACCTATGTGGATGGGCATGGCTGGGCAGTTCCGCGTGGTGATCGCGATGAAGACAAGATGGCGGCCATCGGTAAGCTCTTCAAATTCCTCGAAGACAATGACTATGAATGGGCTCGCACTGGCCATCTGCCAGCTGTGAAAGCCGTGTTCGACATGCCTGAATTCAAGGCTCTGCCGCACCGCGACAAGATCGTCGAGATCGCCAAGATCGGGCAGACCCTGCCGGAAGGCGTGATGCGCCAGTTTGCGCTTCAGGATATTGTCGGTGAAGAACTGGCAGCCGCCATCAATGGCAACAAGTCCGTTGATGATGCGCTGGCTCGTATAGAAGAACGCGTCAACGATCTGCTTGGCAACCTCTAG
- a CDS encoding tripartite tricarboxylate transporter substrate-binding protein, giving the protein MISKVVRAALAVAAMSLVPAAAQAFEPENPECIAPANPGGGWDFTCRQVGKSLQDLGLIDSTMQVVNLAGGGGGVAYAAVVNKRGDDSNLIVAASSATATRLAQGAYPGNTMDQVRWVGAIGADYGVIAVAADSPIKDLTELMTQLKDKPSSIAVAGGSAVGGWDHLKVLIAANAAGISDVRKVKYIAFNGGGEAVTQLLAGSVQAFSGDISEAKGFVDSGDIRVIAVLSPERLDGDYAAFPTAKEQGIDAIGANWRGFYAPKGMSDEAYDFWVSKIDELYDTPQWKTVMKNNGLAPLDLQGAEFEQFVGESVAKIQQISRDIGIIK; this is encoded by the coding sequence ATGATTTCCAAAGTGGTCCGCGCAGCACTCGCTGTCGCAGCAATGTCTCTCGTACCTGCCGCAGCGCAAGCGTTCGAACCTGAAAATCCGGAATGTATCGCTCCTGCCAACCCTGGTGGTGGCTGGGACTTCACCTGCCGTCAGGTCGGCAAATCCTTGCAGGATCTTGGCCTGATCGATTCCACCATGCAGGTGGTAAACCTTGCTGGTGGCGGCGGCGGTGTCGCGTATGCAGCTGTGGTCAACAAGCGTGGTGACGATAGCAACCTCATCGTGGCTGCCTCTTCGGCAACTGCAACCCGTCTGGCACAGGGTGCCTATCCGGGCAACACCATGGATCAGGTCCGTTGGGTTGGTGCCATCGGTGCAGACTATGGCGTAATTGCAGTGGCTGCCGATAGCCCGATCAAAGACCTCACTGAACTGATGACTCAGCTTAAAGACAAACCAAGCTCTATTGCAGTTGCTGGTGGGTCCGCTGTTGGTGGCTGGGACCATCTCAAGGTTCTGATCGCAGCCAACGCCGCAGGTATCAGCGATGTGCGCAAAGTCAAATATATTGCCTTCAATGGTGGTGGTGAAGCGGTAACCCAGCTGCTGGCTGGTTCTGTTCAGGCATTCTCCGGCGATATTTCCGAAGCAAAAGGCTTCGTGGATTCAGGTGATATTCGCGTGATTGCCGTTCTGTCTCCGGAACGCCTTGATGGCGACTATGCCGCATTCCCAACCGCGAAAGAGCAGGGCATCGACGCCATTGGTGCCAACTGGCGCGGCTTCTATGCACCAAAGGGCATGAGCGACGAAGCTTATGACTTCTGGGTTTCCAAGATCGACGAACTTTATGATACCCCGCAGTGGAAGACTGTCATGAAGAATAACGGTCTGGCTCCGCTTGATCTGCAGGGCGCAGAATTCGAGCAGTTTGTTGGTGAATCTGTTGCCAAAATCCAGCAGATCTCTCGCGATATCGGCATCATCAAATAA
- a CDS encoding tripartite tricarboxylate transporter TctB family protein yields the protein MSDRIFGAVGLLLAALFAYSSMIIEESFLSDAVGPKAFPLIIAAILAISSLTIILKPDAAPKWPTLPRFVELVASIVVMVLYAEFLPIVGFVIATAVASTYLTWRLGTSAIQSVVVGISISVGIYVIFHLLFGLSLAKGPLGF from the coding sequence ATGAGTGATCGTATCTTCGGAGCTGTTGGGCTCCTGCTGGCCGCGCTCTTTGCCTATTCATCCATGATAATCGAGGAGAGTTTTCTCTCCGATGCTGTCGGCCCCAAGGCCTTCCCGCTGATTATCGCCGCCATTCTGGCTATCTCGTCCTTGACAATCATTCTGAAACCGGACGCCGCGCCCAAATGGCCGACGCTTCCGCGGTTCGTTGAGCTTGTCGCCTCCATCGTCGTGATGGTGCTGTATGCCGAGTTTCTGCCAATTGTTGGTTTTGTGATCGCAACGGCTGTCGCGTCCACCTATCTCACCTGGCGTTTGGGGACATCCGCCATCCAGTCTGTGGTGGTTGGTATATCCATCTCCGTCGGCATCTATGTCATTTTTCACCTTCTCTTTGGCCTGTCGTTGGCCAAGGGCCCGCTTGGTTTCTAA
- a CDS encoding tripartite tricarboxylate transporter permease translates to METFSSLADGFVIAMTFQNLILALLGCFLGTIMGALPGLGPSNGVAILIPLAFSLGLGATPSLILLTSVYYGAMYGGRISSILLNIPGDAPALMTCLDGYPMARNGRGGEALALSGFASFIGSFLATWGLVLLAPQLVKIALAFGPAEYFALFALAFATLGGVSSTNQAKSAFAAMVGLGLAMVGVDTQTGVPRFTFGLVHFYDGIDFLVAIVGLFAISEVFIFIENRHGDADAEGKKVELGRLTPTMKTFWGSFPSIIRTSIVGFIAGVLPGAGASLGSFISYSMEKRLLDKNGTFGKGDPRGVAAPEAGNNAAAGGALVPMLALGVPGSGTTAVLLAVLLALNITPGPLLFANNPDVVWGLIAALFIGNFILLLLNIPFVGIFIRVLLVPPRILMPIVAMVSFVGIYGIAGSSFDLLIMVAFGVVGWLFRKLDVPLVPVILGVLLGNNMESNLRRAITISDGDWTVLFASPLAITLWSISIIGFVLPIFVSRFMPKKPKPVSAEAEEEVSN, encoded by the coding sequence ATGGAAACTTTTTCGTCTCTTGCAGACGGTTTTGTGATTGCGATGACCTTTCAGAACCTCATTCTGGCGCTGCTGGGGTGTTTTCTGGGAACCATCATGGGCGCGCTGCCCGGTCTTGGCCCGTCAAACGGGGTCGCGATCCTCATTCCTCTGGCCTTCTCGCTGGGCCTTGGCGCTACGCCGTCTCTCATTCTGCTGACGTCCGTTTATTACGGCGCCATGTATGGCGGTCGTATTTCATCCATCCTGCTCAACATCCCCGGTGATGCGCCTGCCTTGATGACTTGCCTTGATGGCTATCCCATGGCGCGCAATGGTCGTGGCGGGGAGGCGCTCGCGCTTTCCGGTTTTGCGTCTTTTATCGGTTCGTTTCTGGCAACATGGGGGCTGGTTCTGCTGGCGCCGCAGTTGGTCAAGATTGCGCTCGCCTTCGGACCTGCTGAATATTTCGCTCTGTTCGCGTTGGCCTTCGCCACGCTGGGCGGTGTTTCTTCCACCAATCAGGCGAAATCGGCTTTTGCAGCGATGGTCGGTCTTGGTCTTGCCATGGTCGGGGTAGATACCCAGACCGGTGTGCCACGCTTTACCTTTGGTCTCGTGCATTTCTATGATGGCATTGACTTCCTCGTTGCCATCGTCGGCCTGTTTGCGATCTCGGAAGTCTTCATCTTCATCGAAAATCGCCACGGCGATGCGGATGCAGAAGGCAAAAAGGTCGAGCTCGGTCGTCTGACGCCAACCATGAAGACCTTCTGGGGCAGTTTCCCTTCGATTATCCGCACCAGTATCGTCGGCTTCATTGCCGGTGTTCTGCCCGGTGCCGGAGCCTCCTTGGGGTCCTTCATTTCCTATTCCATGGAAAAGCGTCTGCTCGATAAGAATGGCACTTTCGGCAAGGGGGATCCTCGCGGTGTGGCTGCGCCTGAAGCGGGCAACAATGCGGCTGCCGGTGGTGCTCTGGTGCCAATGCTGGCGCTCGGTGTTCCCGGCTCTGGTACGACCGCCGTTCTTCTGGCTGTTCTGTTGGCGCTTAACATCACGCCCGGTCCGTTGCTCTTTGCCAACAACCCTGATGTGGTCTGGGGCCTGATTGCTGCGCTCTTCATCGGCAACTTCATCCTGCTGCTGCTCAACATTCCGTTCGTGGGGATCTTCATCCGCGTGCTGTTGGTGCCGCCGCGCATCCTGATGCCGATCGTCGCAATGGTCAGCTTTGTCGGGATCTACGGCATTGCCGGGTCTAGCTTCGATCTTCTGATCATGGTGGCCTTCGGTGTCGTCGGTTGGCTGTTCCGCAAGCTTGATGTGCCGCTGGTGCCGGTCATTCTCGGGGTGCTGTTGGGCAACAATATGGAAAGCAACCTGCGCCGCGCCATTACCATTTCTGATGGTGACTGGACGGTTCTGTTCGCAAGCCCGCTCGCGATCACCCTGTGGTCGATCTCGATCATCGGCTTTGTGCTCCCTATCTTCGTCAGCCGCTTCATGCCCAAGAAACCAAAACCGGTTTCTGCTGAAGCTGAAGAGGAAGTATCTAATTAA